The Streptosporangiales bacterium genome contains a region encoding:
- a CDS encoding DivIVA domain-containing protein, giving the protein MPLTPADVRNKQFNTTRLRPGYDEEEVDSFLDEVEAELDRLITENDELRRRLAEVTGDQSYLSGPLTQQQGAAAYQQGQRQGGQHSQVGSNGAGPGVEHASTNGQPGHVPEPIQQVPQPRGGPDQQGPGPQHNPQHGGAPMQQAPVEAPYPVAEAVQPAPEEVPAVASNDSYSAVAGTHAAAPGTNSLASGLMAAAGGGQVPDSAARLLALAQQVHDEHVATAQQKTDEVLRKARAEADKIVSDARRRAEDLDRDSQEKHRAAMGSLITEREKLEQRIEVLRTFEREYRSRLKSYLTGELEKLEKTASHAPPRMGE; this is encoded by the coding sequence ATGCCGCTGACACCCGCGGACGTGCGTAACAAGCAGTTCAATACCACGCGCCTCCGCCCCGGATACGACGAGGAAGAGGTGGACTCTTTCCTCGACGAGGTCGAGGCGGAACTCGATCGACTCATCACGGAGAACGACGAGCTACGCCGTCGCCTCGCTGAAGTTACTGGCGACCAGTCCTACCTGTCGGGTCCGCTCACCCAACAACAAGGTGCAGCGGCTTACCAGCAGGGTCAGCGTCAAGGGGGACAACACAGCCAGGTAGGCAGCAACGGCGCCGGCCCCGGCGTCGAGCACGCCTCGACCAACGGTCAGCCTGGGCACGTCCCCGAGCCGATCCAGCAGGTGCCGCAGCCGCGGGGGGGACCGGACCAGCAGGGACCAGGACCGCAGCACAACCCGCAGCACGGCGGCGCGCCGATGCAGCAGGCGCCGGTCGAGGCGCCTTACCCGGTCGCCGAGGCCGTGCAGCCCGCCCCGGAGGAGGTGCCGGCGGTCGCGAGCAACGACAGCTACTCGGCCGTGGCCGGCACGCACGCTGCTGCTCCCGGCACGAACAGCCTGGCCAGCGGCCTGATGGCGGCCGCCGGCGGCGGCCAGGTGCCGGACTCGGCAGCGCGACTGCTCGCCCTGGCGCAGCAGGTGCACGACGAGCACGTGGCGACCGCACAGCAGAAGACGGACGAGGTGCTGCGCAAGGCGCGGGCGGAGGCCGACAAGATCGTGTCCGACGCACGTCGCCGGGCCGAGGACCTCGACCGCGACTCGCAGGAGAAGCACCGGGCTGCGATGGGCTCGCTCATCACCGAGCGGGAGAAGCTCGAGCAGCGCATCGAGGTGCTTCGTACCTTCGAGCGGGAGTACCGCAGCCGGCTGAAGTCGTACCTGACCGGGGAGCTGGAGAAGCTGGAGAAGACCGCTTCGCACGCTCCGCCGCGGATGGGCGAGTAA
- a CDS encoding isoleucine--tRNA ligase, with the protein MGTQHFRPLPTQVDLPAIEHEVLERWEKRRIFERSLEQTADGTRWVFNEGPPTANGLPGVHHVEARAFKDLYPRFKTMQGYHVPRKAGWDCHGLPVEIAVERELGFSGKPDIERYGIAEFNAKCRESVLRHVDSWEQLTTRMAYWTDLSDPYRTMDVSYVESVWWSLKQIFDRGLLEKDFRITPYCPRCGTGLSDHELGQPGVYQQVTDPGITVRFPLLSGPVADRHGADAVDLLIWTTTPWTLVSNALVAVDPELSYAVARPKADTGQRPVLVAESLVPSLLGEDWEVVETYTGAELERSAYRRPLDLFEVPNAHFVAVGDFVTAEEGTTGLVHCSPSFGADDFALCRAYGIPVVNPIDLTARFLPHVPLVGGMYFKEADATLLQALREAGALFKEEPYDHSYPHCWRCHTALIYYALPAWYIRTTAVKDRLLAENELTDWHPDSIKHGRYGEWLRNNVDWALSRDRYWGTPLPIWTCRGEHLTCVASRAELGELVGRDLTDLDPHRPYIDEVTFACPQCGETATRVPQVIDAWYDSGSMAFAQWGYPHLPGSDTDLDRTYPANYICEAIDQTRGWFYSLMAVGTLVFDKSSYQTVLCLGHIVDAEGRKMSKHLGNVLDPMTLMEQHGADGLRWLMLCVGNPWSTRRVGHELIDDVVRRVLLTYWNTASFLVLYANAAADGPDGRAWTPELAADASAPADRPLLDRWALSELYRTVDEVTAALAEFDSVRAGRRLTEFVDDLSNWYVRRSRRRFWQGFSSPECASAFATLYECVETVTRLLAPFVPFITDQVWEALRGDRTDAADSVHLASWPAPRQELVDEQLSAQMALVRRLVELGRSTRSSSGVRTRQPLGRALVSGPGWADLPEPLRAEVAAELNVAEVQSLGDQQAELVDYLVKPNFRTLGRRFGKQTPRVAYAISAADPAGLVAASRSGAATVPVDGEQVQLDVDDLIVTEAPRAGWAVASEHGCTVALDLEITPQLRRAGLVRESVRAIQEARKAAGFEVSDRIALVWQADDADLQQALRNAATAVAQEVLAETSTEHDGSAPDGHHNRDETLGLTTWLRKL; encoded by the coding sequence ATGGGAACGCAGCACTTCCGCCCGCTGCCGACACAGGTCGACCTGCCCGCAATCGAGCACGAGGTGCTCGAGCGGTGGGAGAAGCGGCGGATCTTCGAGCGGTCGCTCGAGCAGACCGCGGACGGGACGCGGTGGGTGTTCAACGAGGGCCCGCCGACCGCCAACGGCCTGCCCGGCGTCCACCACGTGGAAGCGCGCGCGTTCAAGGACCTGTACCCGCGGTTCAAGACCATGCAGGGCTACCACGTCCCGAGGAAGGCCGGCTGGGACTGCCACGGGCTACCGGTCGAGATCGCCGTGGAGCGGGAGCTCGGCTTCTCCGGCAAGCCGGACATCGAGCGGTACGGCATCGCCGAGTTCAACGCGAAGTGCCGGGAGTCCGTGCTGCGGCACGTGGACTCGTGGGAGCAGCTGACCACCAGGATGGCGTACTGGACGGACCTGTCCGACCCGTACCGCACGATGGACGTCTCGTACGTGGAGAGCGTCTGGTGGTCGCTGAAGCAGATCTTCGACCGGGGGCTGCTGGAGAAGGACTTCCGCATCACGCCGTACTGCCCGCGCTGCGGCACCGGGCTGTCGGACCACGAGCTCGGCCAGCCAGGCGTCTACCAGCAGGTCACCGACCCCGGGATCACCGTGCGGTTCCCGCTGCTGTCCGGCCCGGTCGCCGACAGGCACGGCGCGGACGCCGTCGACCTGCTGATCTGGACCACCACGCCGTGGACGCTGGTGAGCAACGCCCTGGTCGCGGTGGACCCGGAGCTGAGCTACGCGGTTGCCCGTCCCAAGGCGGACACCGGCCAGCGCCCGGTGCTGGTCGCAGAGTCGCTCGTGCCCAGCCTGCTCGGCGAGGACTGGGAGGTCGTGGAGACGTACACCGGCGCGGAGCTGGAGCGCAGCGCGTACCGCAGGCCGCTCGACCTGTTCGAGGTGCCGAACGCGCACTTCGTCGCGGTCGGTGACTTCGTCACCGCCGAGGAGGGCACCACCGGCCTGGTGCACTGCTCGCCGTCGTTCGGCGCCGACGACTTCGCGCTCTGCCGGGCGTACGGGATCCCCGTGGTCAACCCGATCGACCTGACCGCCAGGTTCCTGCCCCACGTGCCGCTCGTCGGTGGCATGTACTTCAAGGAGGCCGACGCCACCTTGCTGCAGGCGCTGCGCGAGGCCGGCGCGCTGTTCAAGGAGGAGCCGTACGACCACTCGTACCCGCACTGCTGGCGCTGCCACACGGCGCTGATCTACTACGCGCTGCCCGCCTGGTACATCCGCACCACGGCCGTCAAGGACCGACTGCTCGCCGAGAACGAGCTGACCGACTGGCACCCGGACAGCATCAAGCACGGCAGGTACGGCGAGTGGCTGCGCAACAACGTCGACTGGGCGCTGTCGCGGGACAGGTACTGGGGCACCCCGCTGCCGATCTGGACCTGCCGGGGCGAGCACCTCACCTGCGTCGCGTCCAGGGCCGAGCTGGGCGAGCTGGTCGGCCGCGACCTCACCGACCTGGACCCGCACCGGCCGTACATCGACGAGGTCACGTTCGCCTGCCCGCAGTGCGGCGAGACGGCCACGCGGGTGCCGCAGGTGATCGACGCGTGGTACGACTCCGGCTCGATGGCGTTCGCCCAGTGGGGCTACCCGCACCTGCCGGGCAGCGACACCGACCTCGACCGCACGTACCCGGCGAACTACATCTGCGAGGCCATCGACCAGACCCGCGGCTGGTTCTACAGCCTGATGGCGGTCGGCACGCTGGTGTTCGACAAGTCGTCGTACCAGACCGTGCTCTGCCTCGGGCACATCGTGGACGCCGAGGGCCGGAAGATGAGCAAGCACCTCGGCAACGTCCTCGACCCGATGACGCTGATGGAGCAGCACGGCGCGGACGGGCTGCGCTGGCTAATGCTGTGCGTCGGCAACCCCTGGTCGACCCGGCGGGTCGGGCACGAGCTGATCGACGACGTGGTGCGGCGGGTGCTGCTCACGTACTGGAACACCGCCTCGTTCCTCGTGCTGTACGCGAACGCCGCCGCGGACGGACCGGACGGCCGGGCCTGGACGCCCGAGCTCGCGGCGGACGCGTCGGCGCCGGCCGACCGGCCGCTACTCGACCGGTGGGCGCTCAGCGAGCTGTACCGCACCGTCGACGAGGTGACGGCCGCGCTGGCCGAGTTCGACTCGGTGCGGGCGGGCCGGCGGCTGACCGAGTTCGTCGACGACCTCTCCAACTGGTACGTGCGCCGTTCCCGTCGGCGGTTCTGGCAGGGCTTCAGCAGCCCGGAGTGCGCCTCGGCGTTCGCGACGCTGTACGAGTGCGTGGAGACGGTCACCCGGCTGCTCGCGCCGTTCGTGCCGTTCATCACCGACCAGGTGTGGGAGGCGCTGCGCGGAGACCGTACCGACGCGGCGGACTCCGTCCACCTGGCGAGCTGGCCGGCACCGCGGCAGGAGCTCGTCGACGAGCAGCTGTCCGCGCAGATGGCGCTGGTCCGGCGGCTGGTCGAGCTCGGCCGGTCGACCCGGTCCAGCTCCGGGGTACGTACCAGGCAGCCGCTCGGCCGGGCGCTGGTCAGCGGGCCGGGATGGGCCGACCTGCCGGAGCCGCTGCGGGCGGAGGTCGCCGCGGAGCTCAACGTCGCCGAGGTGCAGAGCCTCGGCGACCAGCAGGCGGAGCTGGTGGATTACCTCGTCAAGCCGAACTTCCGTACGCTCGGCCGACGGTTCGGCAAGCAGACCCCGCGGGTCGCTTACGCGATCAGCGCCGCGGACCCGGCCGGCTTGGTGGCGGCGTCCCGCTCCGGCGCGGCGACCGTACCGGTCGACGGCGAGCAGGTTCAGCTCGACGTCGACGACCTGATCGTCACCGAGGCACCGCGGGCCGGCTGGGCCGTCGCCAGCGAGCACGGCTGCACGGTCGCGCTCGACCTGGAGATCACCCCGCAGCTACGCCGCGCCGGGCTCGTGCGCGAGTCGGTACGGGCGATCCAGGAGGCGCGGAAGGCTGCGGGCTTCGAGGTCTCGGACCGGATCGCCCTCGTCTGGCAGGCGGACGACGCCGACCTCCAGCAAGCCCTGCGCAACGCCGCGACGGCCGTAGCGCAGGAGGTGCTGGCCGAAACCAGCACCGAACACGACGGCTCCGCCCCCGACGGCCACCACAACCGTGACGAGACGCTCGGCCTGACCACCTGGCTACGCAAGCTCTGA